A stretch of Catenulispora sp. GP43 DNA encodes these proteins:
- a CDS encoding SDR family NAD(P)-dependent oxidoreductase has product MTTRTFMVTGASSGIGRACVDELVRTGAHVWATVRSDADEKAILRDHPRAVRVLRMDLSDPDSVRAAGEQVVANGPLDGLVNNAATPMPGPLEYMPLADFRRQLEINLTGHLAVTQEVLPALHLAAQQGRSARIVQVGSIIGRIAGTTHGPYQISKFGVVGLTDSLRAELAPFGIKVVLIEPGAVATKTWTKMAAAFAELQDTLPAAAQEKYAYQIATARTAARRTAQRGLSPSRPAKVIVKALTAPHPRPRYLVGLDAHLGALAARLPDRLRYRLTAAKA; this is encoded by the coding sequence ATGACAACGAGAACCTTCATGGTGACCGGGGCGTCAAGTGGGATTGGACGGGCCTGCGTTGATGAGTTGGTGCGCACGGGTGCTCACGTGTGGGCCACGGTACGTTCCGACGCGGACGAGAAGGCGATTCTGCGGGATCACCCGAGGGCGGTCCGGGTACTGCGAATGGACCTTTCCGATCCGGATTCGGTGCGCGCCGCTGGGGAGCAGGTGGTGGCGAACGGCCCGCTCGACGGCCTGGTCAACAACGCCGCCACGCCCATGCCGGGACCGCTGGAGTACATGCCGCTCGCCGACTTTCGAAGACAGTTGGAGATCAACCTGACCGGTCACCTGGCAGTGACTCAGGAGGTACTCCCCGCGCTGCACTTGGCCGCACAGCAGGGCAGGTCAGCGCGCATTGTGCAGGTGGGTTCGATCATTGGCCGAATCGCCGGAACCACCCACGGTCCCTACCAGATCTCGAAGTTCGGCGTCGTGGGCCTGACCGACAGCCTACGCGCCGAGCTCGCGCCGTTCGGCATCAAGGTCGTGCTGATCGAACCCGGTGCCGTCGCGACGAAGACGTGGACCAAGATGGCGGCTGCCTTCGCCGAACTCCAGGACACCCTGCCAGCCGCCGCACAAGAAAAATACGCATATCAGATTGCCACAGCACGGACAGCAGCCAGGCGCACCGCGCAGCGTGGCTTATCCCCGAGCCGCCCCGCGAAGGTTATCGTTAAAGCGCTGACTGCCCCTCACCCCAGACCCCGATACCTGGTGGGTCTCGACGCTCACCTCGGAGCCCTGGCCGCCAGATTGCCGGATCGGCTGCGATACCGACTAACCGCCGCCAAGGCGTGA
- a CDS encoding ArnT family glycosyltransferase has protein sequence MLTIAGAAAAALLAVSGRFGYFGDELYFLASGKYHPAWGYEDNPWLLPQLARLLELMFPGSVAGMRLLPMLLTTIGVVLCALIAREFGGAARAQTTAAAAYALSFQLLASGHLLATSTVDPFCWVLVSWLVVRWVRIRDDRLLLYAGIVTAIAMQAKFLICFFWLGLAAGALIAGPRELLRRPLLWAGGAITVLLTVPTIIWQADNDWPYLLMRQVVFEQDQRLLGGPLAMVPLAVLMAGLLAGAFLACHGFYCLLRAPELREYRLLGWACVVVPLVLAVSADRYYYLAGLYAVLFAASAARIERCPPARWWRWVPTWPVFALSAPLAIYFSLPVRPADGLTGVTLVDFVSSGSYGWPQLAETTASAYRRLPPDLRAHTAVIGDSYWQASALDVYGRADGLPAAYGPERGYWYARRPPATTRQVLYVGGDGRWIGEFFNSVRRVDTIHLAHGSSELANQDVPVWLCAEPRAPLNRLWDRIHRP, from the coding sequence GTGCTCACGATCGCGGGCGCGGCCGCGGCAGCTCTGCTGGCGGTGAGCGGCCGATTCGGATACTTCGGCGACGAACTCTACTTCCTTGCCTCCGGAAAATATCACCCGGCCTGGGGATACGAGGACAACCCATGGCTGCTTCCGCAGCTCGCCAGACTCCTTGAACTCATGTTTCCGGGCTCGGTGGCCGGCATGCGGCTGCTGCCCATGCTACTGACAACTATCGGGGTTGTGCTTTGCGCACTAATCGCCCGCGAATTCGGAGGCGCGGCACGCGCACAGACCACGGCCGCGGCGGCGTACGCGCTCTCATTTCAGCTTCTCGCGTCTGGTCATCTTCTGGCCACCTCTACGGTGGATCCGTTCTGCTGGGTGCTGGTCAGCTGGCTCGTGGTGCGCTGGGTGCGAATCCGAGACGACAGGCTCCTGTTGTATGCCGGAATCGTCACGGCAATCGCGATGCAGGCCAAGTTCCTTATCTGCTTCTTCTGGCTCGGGCTGGCGGCCGGTGCCCTCATTGCCGGTCCTCGCGAACTGCTGCGCCGTCCTCTGCTTTGGGCTGGTGGCGCGATTACCGTGCTACTCACAGTGCCAACCATCATCTGGCAGGCTGACAACGATTGGCCGTACCTGCTAATGCGTCAGGTGGTCTTTGAGCAGGACCAGCGGCTACTTGGCGGTCCGTTGGCCATGGTGCCTCTCGCCGTGTTGATGGCAGGCTTACTTGCAGGGGCCTTCCTGGCTTGCCACGGGTTCTATTGCTTACTGCGCGCTCCAGAGCTCCGTGAGTATCGGTTGCTCGGCTGGGCGTGCGTCGTCGTGCCCCTGGTGCTGGCGGTCTCCGCCGACCGCTACTACTACCTCGCGGGGCTGTACGCGGTGCTGTTCGCCGCTTCGGCGGCACGTATCGAGCGTTGCCCTCCAGCACGCTGGTGGCGCTGGGTTCCCACCTGGCCGGTGTTCGCATTGTCTGCCCCGTTGGCAATCTACTTCAGCCTGCCGGTCCGACCGGCCGACGGGCTTACGGGCGTCACCCTTGTGGACTTCGTCTCCAGCGGCAGCTACGGCTGGCCCCAGCTCGCAGAGACCACGGCGAGCGCATACCGTCGCCTGCCGCCCGATCTTCGCGCGCACACCGCTGTGATAGGCGACTCCTACTGGCAGGCCAGCGCGCTCGATGTATACGGCCGCGCCGACGGCCTGCCGGCGGCCTACGGGCCCGAACGCGGTTACTGGTATGCCCGGCGCCCGCCCGCGACCACGCGCCAGGTGCTGTACGTTGGCGGCGACGGCCGCTGGATCGGCGAGTTCTTCAACTCGGTACGCCGTGTGGACACCATCCATCTCGCCCACGGGAGCTCCGAACTCGCCAACCAGGACGTCCCCGTATGGCTGTGTGCCGAGCC